Below is a genomic region from Sander vitreus isolate 19-12246 chromosome 15, sanVit1, whole genome shotgun sequence.
agactacgcttggccagacctatctctgcagcactgtgtcagcgctggcgtatggtctggctacaccgttTATCAatctgggataggggaaaaaaatgttctgggttgtttgcgtttcttttaaccaatcacagtcatcttgggcggcgctaagctccagatgcAGCGGcagtgcccttgcaaaatagacaGCAGAGAGAGCGAAATCCCAGCATTGTACATCAGCTAAACCAGACTATTGTTCTTCTGACTTTGGTGTTATCATGAGGTTTAAGTCGTAAAGTGCAAACAGCATGGACGCTAAAAAGcagatgtgttgtattttattgctcAAAGGAACGACAACGTTGATAGCAGTTTCCATTTGCGTAACGTACCctagtcaaacttttgtttaaaagcatattaagCATATtaaggacggaagcgtcacttttaagatttaccatattctcgtttttcggtcaaatggccttttgaatgggagtgctagggggacttttatgctagcctcaaaatagctatttttaaaagctattttgagtctcctttttcaactacaaggtcaatattgtgtttcactaacgacaaaacaacaaattatccgtgcatttatatggaactcagcttttggagctttccatctttactctcctcccttgactatttttgactggctcgatagacggcgaccggaagaacaacagctacagtgagttgctcaaaacctttctttttagtaaactgtgtacacaaacaatgttctcaatgcttgcgttcatgtgtagagccccgggcgatacttcgagcaaagtttcatgttgtgtcgagccttcttcttttgaggctagcataaaagtgcccctaggactcccagAGTATACGGTAAATCctgaatatgcttttaaacgaaaatttgactcaggtacattcacaaaaagaccctaggttgcattttggcttgagttacgctttaacatagaaccatctgagaagccgtcgtTGGAAACCGTTTGGAAAAGGGCGGGGACTTGCAGGTGATTGGATAACCCATCTCTCTATAACGTCAGAAAAACTaaatcaacaataaaaaaaaacgccaTGATAAAAAGAGTACCATGGTCACAGATCTGACAAAGTGGTGGATGTTACAATGTCAGTTAAACAGGAACTGCTACAGAACTGTGCCAGTGGTGGTTGCTACTAGCAACATTAACACCCAACTGCAACCAACTGCTGCTGGCCCGAAGGTCACACTCAACAGGAGAACAAGCATAAAAACTTTCTTTTTGACCATAAACTAAAagattggagaaaaaaagaagaaaaaaaagaggcgtTAGCCCAGTGTCAGATTCATATCTGAGCTGTGTGAACAACTAAAACAGCTGTTCCCTGTTCCACTGGGAGCGAACACCTGCCTTCATTCAGAGACGTTTCCCTGAGGCCTCTGCTGCAGCCACAGCTGGACATCTGGACAGCAACTCCTTTATATTTGGTCATAGTGACAGATGTACGCAGACAAATCGCTCAGGTCATTAAAGCAGGGTTTGTCTTCACTGACATGCTAATGAAATGTTAGTTAAAATGGGTCAGAAAGGTTTATTACAGATCTCAATTCCCCGAATGAAAACTGAATCCAGTGGTTTCATTACCAGGAGTCATATTTACAACAAAACGCTTGGTCAAGatcttttttcatctttctcGATGATAACAATGCAGAAACACGTTTTCAAAAGTGTTTTAGTTGTCCACTTTAGAAATCATTCAACCAATCATGAAAAACTGTCAAGATAGAAAATCCATATTATTCTACTGGGTTTATAAATAGATTCCTTGTTGGAAAGGTTAATGACATGAAATCACGAGACATAAAACATTTTCCTCAGCAGCAGTTGTTCTGTAACTTAGCAATAAGGATGCATACATAAATTAATACAATGTAGGTCATTATATTAAGTTAAATATTGATTATTTACTTAATTTTAGGTCTGGAAAAATCTGGAAAAAGagtaaagaaaacaaaccaacaggtgttttttttttttttatgtctgcgTCATTTCATCATAAAACTTTTCTCATGTCTGAATCAGTTTGTCGTTGTTGATTTAATAGACATTTCCCACTAATTAAGCTTGACATGATATCTTTTCAGAGAGTCTGAGTGAAGCTTTTCAGCACAGCATGAGTTTGTAAAGATGGAGACACCATCAGGTCCAACAGTCATTTTTCTGTAATGAATCATCTTACTTTTAACATAAAGAGTCTTTTAAAGAgatgtaaaacaaaagaaaactagAAAATGGAATAAATTGTTTTATAGAATGCATACGATGTACCTACTGTACACCCTAAAACAGTGGCAATTACAGTTGGATGAAAAATACCTGCAGTTCAATtaattttttgaaaataaaaatacgtCACTTAGACTATCCTGTCTTTTCAAGTTGAAATGATATATCTTACATGAAATGTGTCTCACAGCAGAACAACATGTCTTGCCAGTCAAACTCTCTCTGGGCTACCAGTGTTATTAAGatcaaaaggtatttttcagCTTTCATCACTGCATAAAAAGCACAAAACGTTGTGTATCATTTTGTGATAGAGTTGTGGTCCAAATATAGTGGTGAACGTGTATTCAGAGCTTTCAAACCCGACCATTACAGCACACCCTTTCATGTGCTCAACTGCATTATTTGAAATTTGtcattttcattaaataaaCATCCCTCAGCCCTCTGACTTTTACAAACTCTGCTGGCATGCTCGGCTTGTTATTGTATTCTTAATGAAGGTGCCACAAAGGCTACCTTTGGCCTATTAATGAGCCAGTGGAAGTTATTAAAACTAATTTTATCATCTGTAATGAAAAATGAACGACTTATGTTTGATATTGTTGGCAAAACTAACAAGGAGAAGTTTGCTTTGATCAGGAAAATATCTGAACCCTGTAGGAAAATTTAATCAGCAACAAGGTTTTGGCTTTAGAATTTCTCCAtagcaaaaaaaagagaaagaaagttgATTAGGTTGGGGGTAGAGAGAGTAGAGAAGCAATACAAATGAGCCCATAACCAAAGAGATCATTAAGTTAATGGATTACTGATGGCTAAAAGCATTACATTGTTGGGTATCTCAGACTGCAGAGATCTGCGGACAGCCGAGGCCGCTGAGCGCCACGCTGAGCGACGACGCTGAGAGCCAGCTCAGAAGTGACGAAGGGCATTAGCAGTCCTGCATCCTCCAGTCTGCAGCTGGTATTCGCAGGCACCGAGCGCTCTGTCAACACGTATTACTCCACACACAAATCATCTGACCGGCGTCAGCACTTTGCCTGCGCTTACAGCAGGAAAACCGAGGGAGAGATGGACAGAAACAAGGCAAAATCTTGACTATATGGTTGTAAGAAATAATCACAGAAGAGATAGTGAAAGGTTTACAGAGGGCTCACTACCGAGGGAAGTAGAGGAAACATTGGGCAGGACGCTTGTTACTTAAAACAATAGACAAAATAAGATTGAAATATAATAGAAAGTAGTTAGAAAGTCAGAAAGTTATATAAAGAATATCTGATGTGTTTTATTCCTGTCAGCTGTTAACTGACTAACCTTTAATCCTTTAACGCCCGACTATGACACAAAAATCCTGAAATAGGTGGATATCCAAGGAGCTTGTCAACTGTGAAGCCTGAACATCATGAGCTTTGTGCAAAAGGACAAACAGTATCATGGAAAAGACAAGAGGATCACTGCCACACACTGAggatccaacacacacacacatacacacacacacacacacacacacacacacacacacacacacaaacacatcaaaggctatttattgtatttgtttaagCTGTATAGTAGAGATCTTCAGCCGTACGTTGCTATCCGGTGACAAGCACAGGGATTTGTCTGCTGCATGTGTACTTGCAGAGCTGGCTCTGAGGCTAAGGAGCATCATTACGGACTAAACACAACTGAAACAAAACACAGGCTTTCTGGTGCCCCACAGTCTACCCCACTGAGGCAGTGGAagaacagagggagggggggttgtCTTCAGTTAGTATGAGAGAGAGGCAGCTACGCAAAACTCAGACGATTAAAGCGCCTCATTTATTGAAAACTATTATGTTTTACATCTTAAATTCTTTAGCAGTGCTAACTCATGTTGGCCCAACAACTCTGTTCAAACCCACAGATTTTTACTTCAGATTCTGGAGGAAGATCACAAAAGTTTcccaaagaaataaaagaaattgtCTATTTGAATTTTGAGGAAATGCTAATAAAATAATGCACAAGACATCTACaatatttccttttgttttgacGTTGCAGCCGTTAATCTTGTGCCTTTATTgacgtttctttctttttttccccttaattTAGAAGAAACTTTACGGGAAGAGTTCAAAAGTTTAAGGGATTAACTGTCATCATCAGATTCAGATTCAGTAGAAATGATGTGATGGTAGTAAAATGAGAGGAAGGTACCCGCCTGCCAAATGTGAAGCAATCCCTGATTACACAGCGGTGGAAGACGTAGTCAGATTACTTACTTCAGGACAAGTAGCAGTACCACACTGTGGAAGTACAAAACTGCATTCAGAAGTGTACTTATGTAAAAGTAGAGAAGtattaaaagcaaaatgtacttacattTCCAAATGAATATGCAGAACAGACATGTATCGTTACATTATAATGGTGGAACTTTATTAATGATTTTTTACGatgtaaacagcattttaaaGCTCATTTGAACTACTTTCTTATACTGCTGAGTAGTtcaatcagtggtggaaagtaactgaaTAAATATACTTACTCAAGTAGTGTAAATAAGCCCAATTCATGTACTTTACTCGAGTATTTCCATTATActactactccactacatctcagagaaatactgcactttttactccactatatttatttgacagctatagttacttcATATTTTACATTCAAGACCAAAAACATATGATCAGTTCACAAAATAGAATGCACTGCTACAGTTTCAACTACcccaacagtatatacagtagttaCAATTAGCTCCATCTccaccagctacaacattatAATAATTCATTAATATAACTCACAGAGGACATTCTGCTGGTTAAcgagtacttgtacttttgaaacttttaagaacattttgccgataatacttctgtacctTTACTTAAATAAGAATTTAGATTTAATTTCTACTGGTTTTATTATTGGAATTGCTACTTTACTTACTGCAGGTAAAGTATATTGACAATTCTGATTTTAATCTATAACACTATCATTTTTTATGAGTTGATGTTTTGTATCTAAAATATAAGGCTACAATGTAACTAGTAACTCTAACTGTTACGTAGTGggaaaaaaagtacaatgtACCTCTGAAGTGTTATGGAACGTTGTTGTTCCTTTTCTATTATCCTTTTATATCCATCTTTGCTAAGCGCTCATTGGTGTGGTGTTTCTCGAGTCCAGTTTAATGGATCACTCGTCGATCCTTCAATCAATTAGGTTTAAATTTCTCGTAGTGTAACTCTTGTTTTTATCTGCCATTTTCCCACACGAAAGACCCACTCGACACCGGGGAGGTAATCTTTCGTGAACAGCCTATACAGTAGGTTGTTTTCTAACAATGATTTATGTTTGAGAGCAGTAATTAAACTATATTATATTTGAATGCATGTGGAGCATCAGGCTCCACTTCTCCCACTGGAGGAGAAAGCCATGCAGCGCCTCTCTTCAGCTCAGCTCCTGCTGGGCTGCAAATGGGGAGGAGGGGTTGTGCAGATGAAAAGAATGAGAGCTGTTAGCAGCTGCTGATTCCTTCAATCACTCAATCTCTGCTCCTTCCTTTATCTGCAGCATGTAATGGGCCTGATGTATGACTGACACGTTTAGAGTGATAAGATAGTGTTGGTTAACTGGAGGCCAGGAGAGAACTATTCACCACATGTTGTCTGTAAATCAATCTAGGGCttggcaatatatcgatattatatcgacgttgatatatgaggctagataccCTCTTAAATTtgggatatcgtaatatcgtgatatgaagtgttgtcttttcctgggtttaaaggctacattacagtaaagtgatgtaattgtcttaccagacttactagctgttttattatttgcctttacccacttagtcatggTATTCACATTggtggtgattatttatcaaaactctcattgtgtgaATATATTgcgtgaaagcaccaatagtcaaccctacactatcgccgcaatatcgacatcgatgcattttttttttaaatatcatgatttggtggccaggttagctcagttggtagagcggatgcacatatgtagaggtttactcctcaatgcagcagcagctgtgagttcgACTCTGACCAGCGGCCCTTTGcttcatgtcattccccctctctccccgtaaatgtcttcatctgtcctgtggaaataaatgcccaaaaaaatatcatatttgattttttttttttcatatcgcccagctctaaatcaaacattGATATtgaatagaaatagaaatatcTACTTCCAAACACATCATCAGCAAATCCGCTTGTAATTACTAGTGTTACCACATGAATTGTAATATGGAGTAAACCATGGTGCAGTATATAATTGCATGATTGTAAAAAGCTTCTGATGCGTAAAATGGTGTTAGCGTGAGAAGTTCCCATTGTGCGCACTGTGGCAGGTGACTTATTGCATCCAATCGCTCAGGCTGGGTAGAAGAGATCAAAAGAAGGGAAAGAAAGTCATTTAATGTCATTTCAGTGTCGTTTTATTGTACgaatataaagaataaatagcACATTTCCTTAATTTACAGGATAAAACAAGTCACCGATACACGGCTGTATCAATAATCCACGTTTAGCTTTGAGGTCGGTCTGCTTCATCATCCAAATATGGAAACAGCAAGTCCTTATACGTGGCTCTATGCGCCATATCtccataaatacaaaatatataaccaCTATTCTCCACAAATAAAGTAGCCTCTGGTTACAAATAATACTGACTTTGTACAGGGAGCTATATATAACTGCATGGCACCGCatatacagaaaatacattCCTACACTCGGTAGTGCACGTGAAAAAAGAATCACAAAAATAATGAGCGTATAATTTATTATTCagagtctctttttttcttcttttttttaacttgaacAGGAGCATTTGCAGTCTGTGATGATCGGGTACTGCACCGGTATCCAGGCGCATTTCAGTCCCCCTTTTCTCTGCACACATCTCCATCTCAGTATCGTCAGGTGAGTCGAGTTGGCGGGTTTGCACACCATCCCCTCCGGAACCGAACACGACCTTTTACTGAGGCAGCTGCCCACCCGCACGAATCGCGGCCAGAACCTGTTCCCCAAGTCGGTCCACGTGTACACGACCGGGCAGAACGAGTACGCCCACAGCCACTGCTGCAGCCGTCGTTTCAGCTTCTTACTGGGCTTGTGCTTCTTGCCGAACTGGGCGTCGAAGTCCACCGCGCGGATTTCTTTCGGCAGTACTCCACCGGGCTTTTGGACCTCAGAGTCGTCGAGTTCATCGTTCCCGGTGTACTTGTCCTCCGCGGGCGGCAACACGGACAAATAGCGGCTGTCAAAGTCCCCCAGGAAGCTCTTCAGCTCGGTCTCGTTAAGGTCCCGCTCCTTGGGATCGAAGACGGGATCTGGGTCCTCTTTTAGTTCCACGAGCGGCAGACTGTCACTCGGGATGGGGCGGAGAAGGTAGTAGTGCTGACAAATCCCCCTGTCCATCAGAAGTCCGAGGGAGAGCACGAGCAGATACATGGCTAAACACTGTTGAGACTGATCCATGTCGGACGGTCCGGTGGTGAGATCAGTGCGCACGGGGAGCTGCTGCTAAAAGGGCCACTTTTCTTGTGCGCAATTACGCGTGAGCTGTATCCAAACCTGCGTTTTTGAGTGTCCCTTGAAATTCACAGTTTCCCCATGATGAAAATCCGtcacagaaatggaaaaaaagttcATCCGTTAGCAGCATCAGTGGAAACAGTTTATGACAAACTGCGTGACAACGctcagatctctctctctcgggcTCCGTGCGCGCGGGTTCGGCATGAtgctcctctcatctcctgTACAGAAAAGCGTTGAGCGTAACCCGCGACCTCCCATTATATTCTCCACACGGAGCGTGACGTAATGCGTGCGCCCCTCTTTGAATGTGGGTTTGTTGTCTAGGAGGAGATCCCCAATACCTCCTTCTTCCACCGCActgaggagggaggggtggggggtacGCAGGCAGAGGAGACGCCCCCTCTCGGTTTTCCAGACATCCTTGAATCAGTCTCACAGTGGGAATGAATGTTGAAGTCTTTAATCTGAGAGTCCTGAGAATCCTTCTGCTAGAGCTTGAGTACAAAGCAGCCTTAGGTACCAGCACAGAGTCTCGCAGACTCCCAGAACATCCCAAActtattgtaaaaaacaaaacagttacTCAAGTgctcaagtacatttttgaggcacttccatttccattttatgataCTCTATGGCCTACTACAGTTTTCCTCTACATGTATTTGGCTGCTTTAGTTACCCAGTTACTACCTTTACTTAAAGGATCAGAATATTTATTTCACCACAAACAAAACTAGAGGTCCTGAAAGCTTTTACGCCATAGATCCACGTGTTCAGGATTTTACTAATTCTGCTTTAAGCCCAAAATCGGTAGCGCTAGGATCTCAAGTCCTTCTTGTGTAACTGGGAACATTTGTGGTTATTTAAAGTCAAATTTTACTTTGACAAACAGATTTAATCAAAAGCATGGGTCGACAAATCTCAGTttgatgccccccccccctcccccggtgtgatttttgtttttgcttacaaaaaaaataaaaaatctgtacattaataataaaaaaaagtaatatatcaATTTGGACATACATACTGTGGCCCATGTCCCTCCAAACAA
It encodes:
- the LOC144530217 gene encoding noggin-like; the protein is MDQSQQCLAMYLLVLSLGLLMDRGICQHYYLLRPIPSDSLPLVELKEDPDPVFDPKERDLNETELKSFLGDFDSRYLSVLPPAEDKYTGNDELDDSEVQKPGGVLPKEIRAVDFDAQFGKKHKPSKKLKRRLQQWLWAYSFCPVVYTWTDLGNRFWPRFVRVGSCLSKRSCSVPEGMVCKPANSTHLTILRWRCVQRKGGLKCAWIPVQYPIITDCKCSCSS